The DNA region CACCATCACCGACATCGAGATGTTCCGTAAGCTTCTCGACGAAGGTCGTGCAGGTGACAACGTGGGTCTCCTCGTTCGTGGCCTCAAGAAGAACGACCTCGAGCGTGGTCAGGTGATCGCCAAGCCAGGTACCACCACACCACACAAGAAGTTCAAGGCAGAGATCTACGTTCTGTCGAAGGACGAGGGTGGCCGTCACACGCCATTCTTCTCGAACTACCGTCCACAGTTCTACTTCCGCACCACCGACGTGACCGGTTCCATCGAGCTCCCAGAGGGCACCGAGATGGTCATGCCTGGTGACAACACCGAGCTCACCGTTGAGCTCATCACCCCGATCGCGATGGAGAAGACAATGCGCTTCGCTATCCGTGAAGGTGGCCGCACCGTGGGTGCAGGTCGTGTTGGCGACATCATCGAGTAATCTCGATTGAGTTGCTGACCAACTCGCGAAACTTAAGATCCCGGGCCGTGTGGCTCAATTAGGGCGCGCGGTCCGGGATTGTTTCGAGAGCTTTTCGTTGGCTTTGGTTCTTAGTGATCCATTGCTGACAACCAAGTCAGGCAGTCTTCTTGGTTTACATTAGCGCATTTGAGGAGCATCGACTCCTCGGATGCCTGATTATCTAGGGAGGGCAGTAGTTCAATTGGTAGAGCGTCGGTCTCCAAAACCGAATGTTGTGGGTTCGAGTCCCGCCTGCCCTGCCACTGCATGACTCAAAACAATCTATATGAGCGCGCCGGTGATCGGTGCGCATCCCCTGAAATCAAGCTGTCACTCAAGAGCGATGCCAAGCCCTGGAAAATATCTGACTGAAGTCAAAGGTGAGCTTCACAAGGCCAGCTGGCCATGGGAGCCGAAAGGGCGTGGACTCAAGGGTCTTAAGCGCTTCAAAAAACTGACGGATTCTACCGTTGTGATTTTGATCGCATCCGCATTG from Sulfuriroseicoccus oceanibius includes:
- a CDS encoding preprotein translocase subunit SecE yields the protein MPSPGKYLTEVKGELHKASWPWEPKGRGLKGLKRFKKLTDSTVVILIASALLGGFVALFDLLMKGGIFFLIQKTSGF